GTTCTCAACAATCATCAACGCATGCGGCAGACTTGGAGAGCCACGGAAAGGCGTCAAGATTCTTCTTGAAAACGATCAAGACCTTGCTGAAAAAATGTCCAGCAGATACGGAAGAAAGATCTCCTCAGCACTCGGCTATGTAGAGGATAACGAGAACAATAGCGAAGTTATCTACGAGAACGGTATTGGAGTAATTGATGGAAAAGACGAAGTGGAGGACGACTTCATCGGAACCATCACAACCATCACCATGAGCAACGGATTCTTTTCGAACGTCCCTGCAATACTTGGAGTCGCAGAAGCCGAGAAAGACAAGATAAAAGCCTCCTGCCGAGCCAGAAAAGAAGCGGTAGAAAACGGACTCAACCTGGGGCACATAATCGAAGAGATATGTAAAGAAATAGATGGAGAAGGTGGAGGCCACAACGTAGCCGCCGGAGCAAAATTCCCGAAAGAGAACAAAGAAGAGTTTATAGAAAAAGTCAGCAAAGGAATCGTGGAAGAAGTTCAGTAAAGCTCTCTAACCGATAATTCTACCTGATCTCTCAACCATTCTCAAGCTCTTACTATACCGGAGAAAAATTCGGGCACAGCTTCTGTGTAAACTTCAAGATCATATTTTTCAAAATCTACAGTTGATTTTGGACGGCCTACTGTTTATAAAGTTTTGATTCGGGTCTAAAGCTATGGCTAAAGCAGTTATTCAGAAAAACTGGTATGAAATACAGGTCCCTGACATCTTTGATGCAGAAGAGATTACAGAAACACCAGCGGAAAAAGACTCTCAGGTAGTAGGGAGAACAGTTGAAGAGAATCTGACAGAACTAATGGATGATTCCAGCAAGTACTATGTAGATGTATCATTCAAAGTAACCGAGGTCGAAGGAAACAAGGCGTTCACAGAGATCGACGGGATGGAATGCTCTTCAGAGTATGTCTCGAGAATGATAAGGAAGAGAAGTAGACGACTTGACGTAGTGGAAGACTTCAGAACCGATGATGACAGGGAAGTCAGAATCAAGGTTGTCGGAGCTACGGTAAAGAAAACTTCGACCAACACTCTAAAAGACGCTAGAGAAGCAATTACAGATATTCTGGAAGAGAAAGCTTCTGAACAAAGCTATAACGAGCTGATGGAAAACATCTTCGTGGACAACATCCAGGAAGAACTCAGAGACAAGGTCAACAAAATCTATCCATTCCGAGACCTTGAAATCAGGAAGACCGAGCTCAGGAAATAATTTTTCATTTACTTTCTGTTCATTCTCAGATACCGGATAACCTCATCTAAATGTTCCCCAGGGTCAACTTTTCTAAAAACCTTCTCTATCTCACCATCTCTCAGTATGAAAGTGGTTCTCTCTGCATAGCCTGACTCCTGTAAGACACCAAACTTTCCGGCTACATCGCCATCTTGATCAGCCAGAAGATCAAAGTTCAGATTGTATTTTTCAGCAAACTCTTTCTGAGCCTCTACTGAATCAGTGCTGACGCCGTACACCCCCAATCTCTTATCTTCCAGCCGCTCGATGTTGTCCCGGAAGCTACACGCCTCTTTTGTACATCCGGGAGTGTCAGCTTTAGGGTAAAAGAAGATTACAGCTTCCCCGATTTTCTCTGAGACAACTTTTTCTCCATCCTGATTTTCGACTTCAAACTCCGGAATAGAATCTCCTTCTCCGTTCATACAGTAAATTTAGAAAAGGATGAGACATAAATACTCGACCTGAGTTAATGCGTCCACATCTTACTGACTGACCCGGTTCAGATTGTGAATTAAGGGGACGTAGAGAAACAAAATGACAAATTCTCATCCTCCATCAAAATCCTCGTTTATCTTCGCAGTAGTCACTCAGTTAGCTACAAAAGACTGTGATTATAGGAACTTCTTGCTGTGCAGTAATTCCAGAAGCCGCTTATGATCAATTCTAAACATAGGCTCAACTAGATATCAAACGATTCATTCAAAAGAATGTCAAGAGAACAATGAAATACAGCAAATGCCGGGGTAGCCAAGTGGTCAAAGAACTCTCCAGCTCAGCTGAAGTGCATTCATCTGTAAGAATGCTCTGGGATTTATCCTAGAAGTTTGAAGGCGACGGACTCAAGATCCGTTCCCGCAGGGGTTCGCAGGTTCGAGTCCTGTCCCCGGCATCTCAATCCATTTATAAGATTTCACTTCTATTTTACTCTTACCGTCAGTGGCTTTTGAGCCGCGAGGTGTACAAATTATGGATAAGAAAGCAGACCCAACAAATCCGGTACTTGTAAATACGATCGAGCTTCTGCAGGAGCAGGAAGCTTCTGTATGGAACAAAGCAGCTAAAGATCTTGGAAAAGTTAATAGAGAACGACCAGAGGTTAATCTTTCAGACATTGAGAGAAATACAGAGGAAGGTGATATAGTGGTTGTACCCGGAAAAGTTCTAGGCTCCGGACGACTCACAAAAGAAGTCGAGGTAGCAGCTTTCAAAGCTTCTAAATCGGCAAAGAATCATATTAACGAAAACGGAGAGTTCAAGTTCATCGAAGATCTAGTGGATGAAAACCCTGAAGGATCCAATGTAAAGGTGATCAAATAATGGCTGTAGTACTTGACGCAGAGAACAAGATTTCCGGAAGACTGGCGACACACGTATCTCGGAAACTGAAGGATAGCGAAGAAGTCAAAGTAGTCAATGCGGAAAAAGCAGTCGTATCAGGAAGCAAAGAAGAAGTACTATCAGAGTATAAACAGAAATACGAGAGAGGTTCACGCGACTTCGGACCACATCACCCAAAAAGCCCGGAGAGAATCCTGAAAAGAATAACAAGGAACATGATCTCCGACACAGAGGAAGGAAAGCGACAGCTCTCCAACCTCAAAATGTATCTTGGACATCCTAAAGAAATCGGGGAAGCAGAGGACCCAGGTACAAAACAAGGAGACCAACTCAAGAACAAGAACTATGTAAAACTTGGTGAAATATCAAAGCACATAGGCTGGGAGCCAAAAGGTGAACTAGAATGACCAACACTGTTCATAGAGAAGGAAGAAGAAAGACAGCAAAGGCAAGAGCAACAGCGAAGGAAGGAAACGGAAAACTAAGAATCAACTCCCGGCCGTTAAACACCTGGCAAAAAACACCGAAACAAAGAATCAAAGAACCGCTAACGATTGCTGGGGAATCAATAATTGAAGATGTTGATATTGAAGTCAATGTTGAAGGAGGCGGAATCCAGAGCCAGGCAGAAGCAATCCGGATGGCGATTGCCCGGACACTAGTTGAATATACTGGAGACAAAGACTTGGAGAGAGACTTCAGAGAGTACGACAGAAACATGATGGTCGAGGACCCCAGAAGAACAGAAACCAGAAAACCTTCCCAGTCAAGCAAGGGAGCAAGACACAAACAGCAAAAATCCTACAGATAGGAGTTGTGCTCCTCTAACACGAAAGCGAACTCATAAAACACACTTCACAAGGTGAACAAAAAATGCAAATACCGGTAAGATGTCTTTCATGCGGGAAAGTCATCAGCGACAAATGGAACGAATTCAACGAAAGAGTAGAAGAAGGAGAGGATAAGAAAGAAGTACTAGACGATCTCGGACTTGAAAAGTACTGCTGTAGAACAATCTTCCTCACACACGTAGACACAGTCGAGGAAGTAGCAGAACACGAGATCACTTGATCTCTACATATTTTCAACCCATTTTTCTTAATCCAGGCAGGATCATTTCCAAGTTCGGAGCTAAATTAATATCATCCAGTTCATCTCCAGAGAACCATTTCAACTCATCAAACTTCTCCTCCTGTATTTCAGGCTCTCCATCTTCGATATCTGCAATATAGCAGTGCCACAGAAACAGTTCATCATTATGCTGGAACTCACCAGAGTAAAACGGCTTCCGCAGTTTGATCTCAACGCCGATCTTCTCTTCTGCCTTTCCAACAGCTGTCTCGGTCGGGCTTTCATCCTCTCCAACTTTTCCACCGGGAACCTCCCAATGGCTATGTTCTGGTCTGTACAGAAGCAATATCTTCCCATCCTCAATTATCAGATTTCCAGCCAGTTCTATCATAGAAACACCTTCATCAAGCAACATTTTTCACATCAACCTACAGAAAGACGAAAAGTGGAAGCATAATTCCAAGACCTGCAAGACAGCCTAAAATAAAAGTATAGCGCCAGTCATCTAATGACTCGCCTTTCTCCTGAGCCTCTTCAATGAACTCTGTCGCTACAAGATAGATCATAGCTCCAGCTGCGAAACCGAATCCAATCGGCATGAACTGTCTAGCCTGTCTAACAAAAACGAAAGCGATTACCGCTCCAATAGGCTGTGGAAGTGATGAAAATATTGTCGCACCCAACATCTTCCACTTACTCATTCCCATCGACCTGAACGGAATAGATATAGCAATTCCTTCAGGAATATTATGTATAGAAATTGCAACAGTCATCAGTATAGCTAAAGGAGGAATAGCAAATCCAAGGAGGGGTACGCCTCCCTCAAATCCTAGTTCGGCGAATGCAACCCCGATAGAAACACCTTCCGGGAAGCTGTGAACTGTTAAGACTCCAAGTATAAGCACCATCTTCTTGAAAGTAGCTTCTTCAAACGCTCCAGGATCAAGCTCGTACTCATCCAGAACGCGGGAAGCACCTTCTACAAGCAATACACCGATGAGAAGGCCGATACTTACCTCAAAAACGCTGCCAGAAGCCAGTCCTTCAGGTATTAAACCAAAAACCGAGGCGAAAAACATTATGCCTGAGGCAAGGCCCCACATACCAACCAGAAGCCGATCGCTGAACTCTTCTTTGAAGAAAAACGGTAAAGCCCCTATACCGGTCGCCAGATCCGTTATAAGACCTGCAAGAAAAACCAGTAGAAGATTTTCAAGCAAAGCCATGCCAGAACATTTTCATTCCTCTATTAAATCACCTATCATTTGATACCAGATATGAATTAAGGGGGTATTCAATTTCCGTCCAGAAGAAAAAAAACTGCCCAGCCGATCTGAAAGCGAACCATTTTATTTAGGATCTTGTAAATATTCGATAACGATGGATTTAGACGGCATATTGCCTGAGATGAAGAAAAAAGACTCTGAGTTTGAAGAGGAGTTGAAGGAACTGCAGGAACATGAGAGAGAAGAAGTAATAGAAGAACTAAACCAGGTTTTGGAAAAGTCTTTGAAGGAGAAACAATCGAATCTGAGGCAGGTTTTCGAAAGTTACAGAGAGAATGATAGAGAAAGATTCCTGAAACTACTCAACGGTATCAAGGAAGAAGTTTTCAAAGAGGTATCAGGTGAAGTATCTCAAGTAATACAGGATGAGCACAAGAATATCGCTGCGATGATCGAGAACAAGTTCCAGAAGATCGAAAAACACAATGAAGAGTTCAACCAAAGCTTGAGAGAGGATGTAGAGGAATCACGAGAAAAACAATCCAAGGAACTGAAACAAGATATAAAGAAAACAAGAAAACAGTTTAAACGGAAAACAAAGGAACTGGAGAAAGGGAAAGCGGACTCAGAAGAACTAGAAAATATTGGGAATGCACATCAACAGTTTCTTGAGGAACTAGAGGAAAAGGTGGAAAAAAAGATTGATGAAGACAGTTTTGAAAACGAGAAAAATAGATTAAATTCAAATATAACCGAGCTTGAAAGAAAACAAAAAGAAACTGAGAAAGACATAGAGAATAAAGTAGACGAAGAAATACAGGAACTAAGAGATGAAAAGAATAGATTAGATTCAGATATAAGCGACCTTGAAAGAAAACAAAGAGAATTAGAGGAAACTGAGAAAGACATAGAGACTAAGGTAAGCGAGGAAATAGATGAATTAAGAAACGAACTAAACAATGACATTGATGAAGAATTTGAATCAAGAAAAGAAGATCTAAGGAAACTGGAGAACAGGATTGAAGAGGAGAATCCAAAAGAAGAGCTGGAAAAAGAAATACAGAAAACTAAGAGAACACTGAAGAAAGCCAGTGAGAAACTGGAGAAAAAAGTAGAGAACATAGATCAGGATCTAAAAGAGTTTGAGGATAGAATCCAGACGAGAATAAGAAAAGACAGAGAGGACGTAATAAAGAAGCTGAGAGCAGATATTGAGAAGAAACCGGATATTGAAAGAGTTGAGGAAATGGAGTACGGAATAAGGAAAATTCAGAAGAAACTAGAAGAACTAGACAACGGCAAAACCCAATCCCTATCTCTAAATAACAGAACAAGATCTAGTCAAAACTATTTGAATCCTTCTGAAGTTGATGAGGGAATGATCGGAGAAAAAATATCGGTGATGGGTGAGTTAAAGTACAAAAGCGATGTCTCAGGATCACGTCTCTACACAATTAACGGACCAGAATCATGGATTATAGTTAAATCCGATGAGAACCTGGCTGAAAAAGAACAAGTATTAACCGGCAAGCTCGACAAACTGGAAGATGATCTATACCTTGATCTGAACAGTTAAACACCATTAAAAGTCTTAGTACCAACTTTTTCTACACAAGTTCTAAATGCGGTCGTGGTGTAGTCTGGCCAAGCATGGTGGCCTTTCGAGCCGCCGACCCGGGTTCAAATCCCGGCGACCGCATCATTTCATGTGGTTTGGACTTATGAGTTCTGAGAAAATCTAGCTCTCAACAGTACCGGTGTTAGTATCGACTTCAATCTCCGTAGACCATCCGAAGTCTTCTTTCGGCCATTCTCTCGAGACATTCTTCTTCGAGCTCTTCTCCTTCGTTATATGAGAATACTGAGAACCAGGTAGTATCTTCATCACATTCTACTTGGAAATAAACATCACTGCCATTTCTCTCAGTCACAGCTCGAAGCTCTTTATTTTCTTCATCATGATCAAGAACTTCCTCACTATCTACGAAATAATCAATCAAAAGGTCATATTCCCATACTCCCAGGTCATAACGTTGCTCTGTCTTACCCATGAATTTGTGACTAAACAGTAAACAATAAATACCTTTCGGTTCAGTCATAGTTCTGCCGAAAAGCTTTCAACCTGTAATCCAGATTCTTTAGAACCTCTCTAGCTATCTCACTTGATTTGAAGTATAGCTTTCTCCGCTCACCGTCCACTTTCAAGTTAACCGAGTCAAGTACAGATCCTATCTCATACTCAATATCCTTTATCTGGGAAAAATCAACTGAATCAACAAGTTTCTCCTCACCCTCTCTTTCCTCCCTCCCCTGAATCCAATGATTGTCGGATTCTTCTCTTTCAATATGTCTCTTTGAGATAGCTATATTCCCTAGCTGTGACTCAAACTCCTCATATTCTATGGTTGATCACCTGTATACTCTCCGCTCTCACGGCGAAAGTCTTCTTTATCCATTTCTTCTTGGACATGGGCAACTAGACCGGGAGTTCTGGCTATTATGAACAATCCTTTTCCAAGTCTGTGATCCCAGCCAAGATCACTCATCACACCAGCAATAGCTCCATCAACATTAATTGGGAGAGAGACTTTTCTGTCTGAGAAAACTCTTTGGACAGCTTTCATCTTCTCTGTGCATTCTCCTTCCAATCCTAGCTCCTCGGCTTTCTTGAAGATTTTCTCGGTTCGAGGATCCTTCTCATCGTAGACTTTGTGGCCAAGACCCGGGATTTTCTTATCCTTAAGTAATTTCTCTTC
This portion of the Nanohaloarchaea archaeon SW_7_43_1 genome encodes:
- a CDS encoding peroxiredoxin, with translation MNGEGDSIPEFEVENQDGEKVVSEKIGEAVIFFYPKADTPGCTKEACSFRDNIERLEDKRLGVYGVSTDSVEAQKEFAEKYNLNFDLLADQDGDVAGKFGVLQESGYAERTTFILRDGEIEKVFRKVDPGEHLDEVIRYLRMNRK
- a CDS encoding 50S ribosomal protein L18e, which codes for MDKKADPTNPVLVNTIELLQEQEASVWNKAAKDLGKVNRERPEVNLSDIERNTEEGDIVVVPGKVLGSGRLTKEVEVAAFKASKSAKNHINENGEFKFIEDLVDENPEGSNVKVIK
- the rplM gene encoding 50S ribosomal protein L13, with protein sequence MAVVLDAENKISGRLATHVSRKLKDSEEVKVVNAEKAVVSGSKEEVLSEYKQKYERGSRDFGPHHPKSPERILKRITRNMISDTEEGKRQLSNLKMYLGHPKEIGEAEDPGTKQGDQLKNKNYVKLGEISKHIGWEPKGELE
- a CDS encoding 30S ribosomal protein S9 translates to MTNTVHREGRRKTAKARATAKEGNGKLRINSRPLNTWQKTPKQRIKEPLTIAGESIIEDVDIEVNVEGGGIQSQAEAIRMAIARTLVEYTGDKDLERDFREYDRNMMVEDPRRTETRKPSQSSKGARHKQQKSYR
- a CDS encoding DNA-directed RNA polymerase subunit N, which encodes MQIPVRCLSCGKVISDKWNEFNERVEEGEDKKEVLDDLGLEKYCCRTIFLTHVDTVEEVAEHEIT
- a CDS encoding ZIP family metal transporter, which codes for MALLENLLLVFLAGLITDLATGIGALPFFFKEEFSDRLLVGMWGLASGIMFFASVFGLIPEGLASGSVFEVSIGLLIGVLLVEGASRVLDEYELDPGAFEEATFKKMVLILGVLTVHSFPEGVSIGVAFAELGFEGGVPLLGFAIPPLAILMTVAISIHNIPEGIAISIPFRSMGMSKWKMLGATIFSSLPQPIGAVIAFVFVRQARQFMPIGFGFAAGAMIYLVATEFIEEAQEKGESLDDWRYTFILGCLAGLGIMLPLFVFL
- a CDS encoding citryl-CoA lyase, translated to MTEWKTSVSSSGEDANVRGESIKEVMDMDFSDAIFLTLKSEIPGEEESEMFKTILSSCIDHGVGNPSTVAARTVQSGGNDMNVSVAAGISALGDKHGGAIEGVMRLLQSKNSAEEIVEEKLLKDKKIPGLGHKVYDEKDPRTEKIFKKAEELGLEGECTEKMKAVQRVFSDRKVSLPINVDGAIAGVMSDLGWDHRLGKGLFIIARTPGLVAHVQEEMDKEDFRRESGEYTGDQP